One genomic segment of uncultured Desulfobacter sp. includes these proteins:
- a CDS encoding formylglycine-generating enzyme family protein: MDGFWMGMYEVTNRQYRKFKPSHSSKYYKSVSLNGDDQPVVYVSWNDAKAFILWLNVKTGKAFSLPTEAQWEYACRAGTGTIRYWGGGDGENAVCTYANVYDLTSKRVNERFSWGYFNCDDGYSATSPVGRFKSNNFGLYDMLGNVWEWCEDGYDKDAYLKHGRNNPLITNRSGRVLRGGSWNNESMIVRCAYCSSFDPSLADDFFWFRLVLSGHK; this comes from the coding sequence GTGGACGGATTTTGGATGGGCATGTATGAAGTAACCAACCGGCAGTACCGGAAGTTTAAGCCGTCACACAGCAGCAAATATTATAAAAGTGTCAGTTTAAATGGGGATGACCAGCCGGTAGTGTATGTATCATGGAATGATGCAAAAGCCTTTATCTTATGGCTGAACGTAAAAACAGGCAAGGCCTTTTCCTTGCCTACAGAAGCTCAGTGGGAGTATGCGTGCCGGGCAGGAACCGGTACGATCAGGTATTGGGGGGGGGGGGATGGTGAAAACGCGGTCTGTACTTATGCCAATGTGTATGACTTGACGTCAAAACGGGTTAATGAAAGGTTTTCATGGGGGTATTTTAATTGCGATGACGGTTATTCCGCAACATCACCTGTCGGGCGGTTTAAATCCAACAATTTCGGTTTGTACGATATGCTGGGCAATGTGTGGGAATGGTGCGAGGATGGGTATGATAAGGATGCCTATTTAAAGCATGGACGAAATAATCCTTTGATTACCAATAGGTCAGGCCGGGTGTTGCGCGGCGGTTCCTGGAACAACGAATCTATGATCGTGCGTTGTGCCTACTGCAGCAGCTTCGACCCGTCTCTCGCGGATGACTTTTTCTGGTTCCGGCTCGTCCTTTCAGGTCACAAGTAG
- a CDS encoding urease subunit beta, which produces MLRHFPQPQALTLNDRVKQEVPMIPGEVITKQGDITINEERQTLSLTVINSGDRPIQVGSHYHFYETNKALSFDRENTKGFHLNIPSGTAIRFEPGLERTVELVVYVGNRRVFGFNQAVMCSLDRSK; this is translated from the coding sequence ATGCTTCGGCACTTTCCCCAACCCCAGGCACTGACACTCAATGATCGAGTGAAACAAGAGGTTCCCATGATTCCAGGAGAAGTGATCACAAAACAGGGAGACATTACCATCAATGAGGAACGGCAGACCCTAAGTCTTACGGTAATCAACAGCGGTGACAGGCCGATTCAGGTGGGGTCCCATTATCATTTTTATGAAACAAACAAGGCCCTGTCCTTTGACCGGGAAAACACAAAGGGCTTTCACCTCAACATCCCCTCCGGCACCGCGATCCGGTTTGAGCCGGGCCTTGAGCGGACAGTCGAATTGGTGGTCTATGTGGGAAACCGCAGGGTGTTCGGATTCAACCAAGCCGTTATGTGCAGCCTTGATCGGTCAAAATAA
- a CDS encoding urease accessory UreF family protein, which yields MEWAVEKGWINDEKTLEKWLLNVLETGMAHVDIPLLQRLYQAVEHQDLAAFTEAAQWVRACRETKKLRNEEAHRGRAMAAIIKELGLNPNSTAQPFEKSDHEKWQKVIASSQLAGFTFAAALWDIPVKAAAKGYLRSWLENQVLAAVKIIPLCQSSGQRLLALLCPDIDIAVATGLQIKDFKQMGSSLPALSMANSCHETQYTRLFRS from the coding sequence TTGGAATGGGCGGTTGAAAAGGGCTGGATCAATGATGAAAAGACCCTTGAAAAATGGCTTTTAAATGTTTTGGAAACCGGCATGGCCCATGTGGATATTCCGCTTCTTCAACGCCTTTACCAGGCGGTTGAGCATCAGGATCTTGCCGCCTTTACCGAGGCGGCCCAATGGGTAAGGGCTTGCCGGGAGACAAAAAAACTTCGCAACGAAGAAGCCCATAGGGGCCGGGCTATGGCAGCCATCATCAAAGAGTTGGGCCTTAACCCTAACAGCACGGCGCAACCGTTTGAAAAATCAGACCATGAGAAATGGCAAAAGGTCATTGCCTCATCCCAGCTGGCCGGGTTTACCTTTGCCGCAGCGCTATGGGATATTCCCGTCAAAGCCGCAGCCAAAGGGTATCTGCGGTCCTGGCTTGAAAACCAGGTGCTTGCCGCCGTGAAAATTATCCCCTTGTGCCAGAGTTCAGGCCAGAGGTTACTTGCACTGCTTTGCCCTGACATCGACATTGCGGTTGCCACGGGATTGCAAATTAAAGACTTTAAACAGATGGGAAGTTCTTTGCCGGCCCTGAGTATGGCCAACAGCTGCCACGAAACACAATACACCAGACTTTTCAGATCATAA
- a CDS encoding GTP-binding protein, which translates to MNKTALREALCLNMRDRYELAVVTNDIYTREDQEFLIRGQDHGG; encoded by the coding sequence ATGAACAAAACAGCCCTTCGTGAAGCCCTCTGCCTGAACATGAGGGACCGGTACGAACTTGCCGTGGTCACCAATGATATTTATACCCGGGAAGATCAGGAATTTCTAATCCGCGGACAGGATCACGGGGGTTGA
- a CDS encoding GTP-binding protein has translation MNLATVEALCQKFPDLDLLLVESGGDNLSATFSPELADIAIYVIDASAGDKIPRKGSPGITRSDLLVINKVDLAPPPGRCIP, from the coding sequence ATGAACCTGGCAACGGTAGAAGCTCTTTGCCAAAAGTTTCCGGATCTTGACCTATTGCTGGTGGAAAGCGGGGGAGACAACTTAAGCGCCACCTTCAGCCCGGAGCTTGCAGATATTGCCATCTATGTCATTGATGCCTCGGCAGGGGACAAGATTCCCCGGAAGGGAAGCCCCGGCATTACCCGGTCCGATCTTCTGGTGATCAACAAGGTGGATTTAGCCCCCCCCCCTGGTCGGTGCATCCCTTGA
- a CDS encoding N-acyl-L-homoserine lactone synthetase: MNISNILLNSFLPYLPADFRKRIIRAALPEFQTNLDDVTFCEASSVEDYVSCFRLLHDVYVDAGFIQPCSPPLRIIPQHFDSEARIFMGCLMDDQAEKRPIYTASLFPDNEQGLPMDIGFKRQVDELRNEGRRVVEVGCLASHPLYRKGNKNIPMLGNRMLLSYAINTMRADDLLITTHPKYLKIYEDILLFEKIGEISSFSYVNNNPAVALRQNLKTFPERLKKIYDKKPTEKNLYHFFFEAGSTSIDLSLEDEKKGTKRYYGADMIKRVMAYSAIRPPLPLIAA; the protein is encoded by the coding sequence ATGAATATATCAAATATACTATTAAATTCGTTTTTGCCTTATCTGCCGGCGGACTTTAGAAAAAGAATCATTCGTGCTGCCCTTCCTGAGTTTCAAACCAACCTGGACGATGTCACTTTTTGTGAGGCATCCAGTGTCGAAGATTATGTGTCCTGTTTTAGGTTGCTACATGATGTTTATGTAGACGCTGGGTTTATTCAGCCTTGCTCTCCTCCATTGAGAATTATCCCGCAACATTTCGATTCTGAAGCCAGGATTTTTATGGGGTGCTTGATGGATGATCAGGCTGAAAAGAGGCCCATCTATACAGCCAGCCTGTTTCCTGATAATGAACAAGGCCTTCCCATGGATATTGGATTTAAACGGCAAGTGGACGAGTTAAGAAACGAGGGGCGCCGTGTTGTTGAAGTCGGGTGCCTAGCATCACACCCGTTATATCGAAAAGGAAACAAAAATATCCCCATGCTGGGTAATCGTATGCTCTTATCATATGCGATTAATACCATGCGTGCGGATGATTTATTAATTACGACTCACCCAAAGTATTTAAAAATCTACGAAGATATTCTTTTGTTTGAGAAGATCGGAGAGATTTCGTCCTTTTCCTATGTGAACAATAATCCCGCCGTGGCCCTTCGGCAAAATTTAAAAACCTTTCCCGAGAGACTGAAAAAAATTTATGACAAAAAGCCAACAGAAAAAAATCTTTACCACTTTTTTTTTGAGGCAGGATCAACCTCCATTGACCTGTCGTTGGAAGATGAAAAAAAGGGAACTAAGAGATATTATGGGGCTGATATGATCAAACGTGTTATGGCATATTCAGCAATCCGACCCCCTCTTCCCTTGATTGCCGCTTAA
- a CDS encoding transposase, translating to MFNRGISILAAHKFFPKKIHALLDASEIESTEKCNGCGKVTKEKPPELKLRKKRIRKVLETVFGFKIWVVWDPNSRLPLAMRFATIEVHDITFAQEVVQQAIDNLGEHAKITSLAIDRGFTDGIFLWWLNSKTITFFIPAKSSLNVYDDALSLIGTGHSEIKDEIRTVGAGKNKTTVTDHWDVEGLEGLTSAEFYGPQGSGSHQNSKGFVANPINAVVVKDDPFKANNPGSKTLIILTNGPVDKPLVVYDAYDARSEIENALFREAKQAWFIERPPINTKSGFIVHVYLTIFVMALTTAFRDWIDQQDKLEKKGQDTGIRKFRQKVKEENGNKLIIFDKDRYAIFDAYEVFILCGRNVLRPTGTPETITPQDILTKYGVQLE from the coding sequence ATGTTTAACAGGGGAATATCGATTTTAGCGGCACATAAGTTTTTTCCAAAAAAAATTCATGCTCTGCTTGATGCTTCCGAGATTGAATCAACAGAAAAATGTAACGGCTGTGGCAAAGTAACCAAAGAAAAACCGCCCGAACTCAAACTTCGTAAAAAGCGCATTCGAAAAGTTCTGGAAACTGTTTTTGGATTTAAAATATGGGTGGTTTGGGATCCAAACAGCCGCCTTCCTTTAGCCATGCGTTTTGCTACAATTGAGGTTCATGACATAACTTTTGCTCAGGAAGTGGTTCAGCAGGCAATTGACAATCTGGGGGAACATGCCAAAATCACTTCCCTTGCCATTGACCGTGGGTTCACGGACGGCATTTTTTTATGGTGGCTCAACAGTAAAACCATCACCTTTTTTATTCCTGCTAAATCCAGTTTGAATGTTTATGACGATGCCCTGTCTTTAATTGGTACAGGCCATTCGGAAATTAAAGACGAAATACGCACTGTGGGTGCCGGTAAAAACAAGACAACGGTTACAGATCATTGGGATGTTGAAGGTCTGGAAGGGTTAACGTCAGCAGAATTCTACGGACCACAGGGCAGCGGCAGCCATCAAAACTCCAAAGGCTTTGTCGCCAATCCCATCAATGCTGTTGTGGTTAAGGATGATCCTTTTAAGGCTAATAATCCCGGTTCCAAAACCCTGATTATTCTTACAAATGGACCTGTTGACAAGCCCTTGGTGGTTTATGACGCATACGACGCCCGCAGTGAAATTGAAAACGCCTTATTTAGAGAGGCCAAGCAGGCCTGGTTCATAGAAAGGCCACCTATAAATACGAAATCCGGTTTTATCGTTCATGTGTATCTCACCATTTTTGTCATGGCACTGACAACGGCTTTCAGGGATTGGATAGACCAACAGGATAAATTGGAGAAAAAAGGTCAAGACACCGGAATCAGGAAGTTCAGACAAAAAGTTAAAGAAGAAAATGGAAACAAGCTGATTATATTTGATAAGGATCGGTATGCAATATTTGATGCGTATGAAGTTTTCATTCTATGTGGCAGGAATGTACTCCGGCCAACCGGCACACCAGAAACGATCACCCCTCAAGACATATTAACAAAATATGGTGTACAACTGGAATAA
- a CDS encoding DNA-3-methyladenine glycosylase I: MNNIKRCNWMTNDPLYIHYHDTEWGVPVHDDQKIFEFLILEGAQAGLSWLTILKRRQGYCNAFCEFDPEKVARFSEADIQKRLQDPGIIRNKLKVRSAVTNAQAFLKIQEEFGTFDAYAWGFVDGAPIINHYTSQDQVPATSRQSDAFSKDLCKRGFKFTGPTIIYAHMQATGMVNDHLVSCFRYKEVMA; encoded by the coding sequence ATGAATAATATTAAACGTTGCAATTGGATGACCAATGACCCTCTATATATCCATTATCATGATACGGAATGGGGGGTGCCGGTACACGATGACCAAAAAATTTTTGAATTTCTCATTCTGGAAGGGGCCCAGGCAGGGTTATCCTGGCTGACGATTCTCAAACGCCGCCAGGGATATTGCAATGCATTCTGCGAATTTGACCCTGAAAAGGTAGCCCGATTCAGCGAGGCTGATATTCAAAAGCGGCTACAAGACCCCGGCATCATCAGAAACAAGCTTAAGGTCAGGTCTGCGGTTACCAATGCCCAGGCGTTCTTAAAGATCCAGGAAGAATTCGGCACCTTTGACGCCTATGCATGGGGGTTTGTGGATGGGGCTCCCATCATCAACCACTATACCAGTCAGGACCAGGTTCCGGCTACGAGCCGTCAGTCCGACGCATTTTCCAAGGACTTATGTAAACGCGGGTTTAAATTTACCGGGCCCACCATCATCTATGCCCACATGCAGGCCACGGGCATGGTGAACGATCACCTGGTATCCTGCTTTAGATATAAAGAGGTAATGGCCTGA
- a CDS encoding NAD(P)H-hydrate dehydratase, with translation MIIVTTRQMQQMDKNTIETFGIPGRVLMENAGRGALEMLSDHFDLEGARVAVVAGRGNNGGDGFVIGRYLMEMGVSVSFFLLSTRDRVQGDAGANLDLVVKLLADHPLSQFIEIPDKESLEAVAEILPDHDLFVDAIFGTGLNSDVRGIYRDVIELINGSGKAVFSVDIPSGINADTGAVCGVAIQADATATFAFAKVGHILYPGNFHTGDLEVIDIGIPGHIAKAESPDIFLPESHDIAELIPARDFNAHKGNFGHLLVLAGSPGKTGAGALCANAAMRTGAGLVTLGVPEKLMPVIEPMVIEPMTTSLAQTPSGGLDAAALDDIIALLADKAALAIGPGMGTDHGTRELIKGIISIASVPMVIDADGLNCIAKNPDILNTVKAPVILTPHPGEMARLTGKTTADIQQNRMETARNFAEKYKVILVLKGAQTLVACPDGTVFICPTGNPGMACGGMGDVLTGMIAAFLAQNLPPESAALAGVYVHGLCGDLLAQDHTFGFLASDMVTNIPQALKTLLT, from the coding sequence ATGATCATTGTCACCACCAGACAGATGCAGCAAATGGATAAAAATACTATTGAGACCTTTGGCATTCCAGGCCGGGTGCTCATGGAAAATGCCGGCCGGGGTGCCTTAGAGATGCTTTCCGACCACTTTGACCTTGAAGGGGCCAGGGTGGCTGTGGTGGCGGGCCGGGGCAACAACGGCGGAGACGGGTTTGTGATCGGACGTTACCTCATGGAGATGGGGGTAAGCGTCAGCTTCTTTCTTTTGTCCACCCGGGACCGGGTCCAAGGCGATGCCGGGGCCAATCTGGATCTGGTAGTGAAACTTCTGGCCGACCATCCTCTGTCACAGTTTATTGAAATCCCAGACAAAGAGTCCCTGGAAGCGGTAGCCGAAATCCTGCCTGACCATGATCTGTTTGTGGACGCTATTTTCGGCACGGGCCTTAATTCTGATGTCCGGGGCATTTACCGTGATGTGATTGAACTGATCAACGGTTCGGGGAAAGCGGTTTTCAGCGTGGACATCCCTTCGGGAATCAATGCAGATACAGGTGCCGTATGCGGGGTGGCCATCCAAGCCGATGCCACAGCTACCTTTGCCTTTGCCAAGGTTGGGCACATTCTGTACCCGGGCAATTTTCATACGGGTGACCTGGAGGTGATTGACATCGGCATCCCCGGTCACATTGCAAAAGCAGAATCTCCCGATATTTTCCTGCCTGAATCCCATGACATTGCAGAACTGATACCGGCCAGGGATTTCAATGCCCACAAGGGTAATTTCGGCCACCTGCTGGTACTCGCCGGCTCACCGGGTAAAACCGGGGCTGGGGCATTGTGCGCCAACGCGGCCATGCGGACCGGTGCAGGTCTTGTGACCTTAGGCGTTCCTGAAAAGCTTATGCCCGTCATTGAACCCATGGTCATTGAACCCATGACAACCTCGCTTGCCCAGACACCATCCGGCGGCCTGGATGCCGCAGCCTTGGATGACATTATTGCACTTTTGGCAGACAAAGCCGCTTTGGCCATAGGACCCGGTATGGGCACGGATCACGGCACCCGGGAACTGATAAAAGGCATTATTTCTATTGCATCCGTACCCATGGTCATTGATGCCGACGGCCTGAACTGCATTGCAAAGAATCCTGACATTCTGAACACGGTCAAAGCTCCGGTGATCCTTACCCCCCACCCAGGTGAAATGGCCCGTCTTACCGGGAAAACCACTGCGGATATTCAGCAGAACCGAATGGAAACCGCCCGAAACTTTGCAGAAAAATACAAAGTTATCCTGGTACTCAAGGGAGCCCAGACCCTTGTGGCCTGCCCGGACGGGACTGTATTCATCTGTCCCACGGGCAACCCCGGCATGGCCTGCGGCGGCATGGGTGATGTACTCACCGGCATGATTGCAGCATTCCTGGCCCAGAACCTGCCCCCAGAATCCGCTGCCCTTGCAGGCGTTTATGTTCACGGGCTATGCGGAGATCTTCTGGCCCAAGACCACACCTTTGGTTTTTTGGCATCAGATATGGTGACGAACATTCCCCAGGCTTTAAAAACTCTTTTGACATGA
- the tsaE gene encoding tRNA (adenosine(37)-N6)-threonylcarbamoyltransferase complex ATPase subunit type 1 TsaE — protein MKEIISQSPEQTQELARRLGLYIREQHLSCAMALTGDLGCGKTCFVQGLARGLGVEDGYYITSPTFNIMNEYPAGKMRLCHLDLYRLSDPDELDYIGIEDQMGQDSVTVVEWPGLLIETGVIFDLHIHFEFDADFNRKITFSPSGQAGTNLLSNLSLMNNV, from the coding sequence ATGAAAGAGATTATATCCCAAAGCCCGGAACAGACCCAGGAACTGGCCAGACGCCTGGGCCTGTATATCCGGGAACAGCACTTAAGTTGCGCCATGGCCCTGACTGGGGATCTTGGCTGCGGCAAGACCTGTTTTGTCCAGGGCCTTGCCAGAGGGCTGGGCGTTGAGGACGGTTACTATATCACCAGCCCCACCTTTAACATCATGAATGAGTATCCAGCCGGAAAAATGCGCCTGTGTCACCTGGACTTGTACCGGCTTTCAGACCCAGACGAGCTGGATTATATTGGAATTGAGGACCAGATGGGACAAGACAGCGTCACCGTGGTGGAATGGCCTGGTCTTCTCATTGAAACCGGAGTTATATTTGATCTTCATATCCATTTTGAATTTGATGCCGACTTTAATAGAAAAATAACCTTTTCCCCATCTGGACAAGCCGGAACAAATCTGCTAAGCAATCTATCCTTAATGAATAATGTCTGA
- a CDS encoding aspartate kinase, which yields MALRVQKFGGTSVADIERISKVADRVQKAHANKDQMVVVLSAMAGVTNNLISLAGQASENPDKRELDVLLATGEQTTAALMAMMLKSRGLKAKSFLGFQAGIHTDHMSGKARIRDIDSHKLREALDEGNIVVVAGFQGADDHGDITTLGRGGSDTSAVAIAASLKADVCEIFTDVDGVYTTDPRICPKARKINKISYDEMLEMAILGAKVLQIRSVEFAKKYNVPVHVRSSFNEEEGTMVVNENKNMESPVVSGVTCDMNEARITFKRVPDQPGISAKVFGALAEAGISVDMIIQNSRTGGETDLTFTVTMDDFNRAMEISEKVADQIHAGEIRTATEIAKISVIGLGMKSHSGVAAVMFKALAEENINIRMISTSEIRISCVILAKYAELAVRTLHAAFGLDKEQ from the coding sequence ATGGCGTTACGGGTGCAAAAATTTGGCGGCACATCTGTGGCAGATATCGAAAGAATCTCCAAAGTGGCCGACCGGGTACAAAAGGCCCATGCAAACAAAGACCAGATGGTTGTGGTGCTTTCGGCTATGGCAGGCGTGACAAATAATCTGATCAGCCTTGCCGGACAGGCATCCGAAAACCCGGATAAACGGGAACTGGACGTGCTTTTGGCAACCGGAGAACAGACCACGGCGGCCTTAATGGCCATGATGCTTAAATCAAGGGGACTTAAAGCCAAATCTTTCTTAGGTTTCCAGGCCGGCATCCATACCGACCATATGTCAGGCAAGGCCAGAATCCGGGATATCGACAGCCACAAGCTGCGTGAGGCTCTGGATGAGGGAAATATTGTCGTGGTAGCAGGCTTCCAGGGTGCAGACGACCACGGAGACATCACCACCCTGGGCCGGGGCGGGTCCGACACCTCGGCCGTTGCCATTGCCGCATCACTCAAAGCCGATGTCTGTGAAATATTCACAGATGTGGACGGGGTGTACACAACCGATCCAAGGATCTGCCCCAAAGCCAGAAAAATCAATAAAATTTCTTATGATGAAATGCTTGAAATGGCCATTCTGGGAGCAAAGGTCCTCCAGATTAGGTCTGTGGAATTTGCAAAAAAATACAATGTGCCTGTGCATGTCCGGTCATCATTCAATGAGGAGGAAGGAACCATGGTTGTCAACGAAAATAAAAATATGGAAAGCCCTGTGGTGTCAGGCGTCACATGTGACATGAATGAAGCAAGAATTACGTTCAAGCGCGTTCCTGACCAGCCCGGCATCTCAGCCAAGGTTTTTGGTGCCCTTGCCGAGGCCGGTATCTCCGTAGACATGATCATCCAGAACTCCCGCACCGGCGGTGAAACAGACTTGACCTTTACCGTGACCATGGACGATTTCAACCGGGCAATGGAAATTTCCGAAAAGGTGGCGGATCAAATCCACGCCGGCGAAATAAGAACCGCCACAGAGATTGCTAAAATATCAGTAATCGGCCTGGGGATGAAAAGCCATTCAGGCGTGGCTGCAGTAATGTTCAAGGCTTTGGCTGAAGAAAACATTAACATCCGCATGATTTCAACCTCTGAGATTCGTATTTCATGCGTGATTCTGGCCAAATATGCGGAATTGGCCGTCAGGACCCTGCATGCGGCCTTTGGCCTGGACAAAGAACAATGA
- the pyrF gene encoding orotidine-5'-phosphate decarboxylase → MQKTAKEYIIFPLDFPSMEAARSHIRILDGRVGMFKIGLELFIRQGPAVVEMVRKMSSAGIFLDLKLHDISATVGRAMARVADLGVDLVTVHGASSQKMLGAAVENAGKTKVLAVTLLTDNDADTVRAQGFKDEYVNAPEKLVLLRARMSLDAGCAGVVCSGLETAMLKAQFGKGCLTVTPGIRPQWHLTPGDDQKRVVTPAKAVQAGSDYIVIGRPIRDSDDPARAAEKVAREIEAGLSDPAG, encoded by the coding sequence ATGCAGAAAACAGCAAAAGAATATATTATTTTTCCTCTGGATTTCCCCTCCATGGAGGCGGCACGGTCCCATATCCGTATACTTGACGGCAGGGTAGGCATGTTTAAAATTGGCCTTGAATTATTTATACGCCAAGGTCCGGCTGTGGTGGAGATGGTTAGAAAGATGTCCAGTGCAGGTATTTTTCTGGATTTAAAACTGCATGATATCTCCGCCACGGTTGGGAGGGCCATGGCCCGGGTGGCGGATCTTGGCGTGGATCTGGTAACAGTTCATGGTGCTTCCTCACAAAAAATGCTTGGGGCAGCCGTTGAAAATGCCGGAAAGACCAAAGTACTTGCCGTGACCCTGCTTACGGACAATGACGCAGATACGGTCCGTGCCCAGGGGTTTAAGGATGAATATGTCAATGCCCCGGAAAAATTGGTACTGCTGCGGGCCCGCATGTCTCTGGACGCCGGATGTGCCGGTGTGGTGTGCTCAGGGCTGGAAACGGCCATGTTGAAAGCGCAATTCGGTAAAGGGTGTCTGACTGTTACGCCGGGGATCCGCCCCCAATGGCACCTGACACCCGGAGATGACCAGAAACGGGTTGTCACTCCGGCGAAGGCTGTGCAGGCTGGTTCTGATTATATTGTCATTGGCCGGCCCATCCGGGATTCTGACGACCCGGCCCGGGCCGCTGAAAAGGTGGCCCGGGAAATTGAAGCCGGTCTGTCCGATCCGGCCGGGTAG
- a CDS encoding GGDEF domain-containing protein, with translation MLKNLYPDSLEASGRYLRIILKEISDLKLPYTPITYSVWYEYASGRNPELYKEIQAARKKKEIIDNKKVFEWFRNYVSDRPLLITKKQTIKAETLLNAMTSRLTEAGNRMGQQGEQLKSHIEDLNSASSEPDIKNICRDILLGTQRIIDGNTDLKNNIHKTINELGALTLELKNLREAAKTDMLTGLLNRRGFEDAIAKPIKDAHKGTEPFTLIIADLDRFKRINDNYGHLTGDNVLKLLSKLLRKHIKGKDIAGRFGGEEFIMALPETKINGGFALAEQIRTSLEKMRWQSKSSGKDIGTITISLGVAQFIPGEDLNSLIARADKALYTAKKNGRNRTATHNGKEVIFP, from the coding sequence ATGCTTAAAAATTTATACCCTGATTCCCTGGAAGCATCCGGAAGATATCTTCGAATAATTCTCAAAGAGATCTCCGACCTTAAACTTCCTTATACCCCAATCACCTATTCTGTATGGTATGAATATGCCTCGGGCCGGAATCCTGAACTGTACAAAGAGATCCAGGCAGCCCGGAAAAAAAAGGAAATCATAGACAATAAAAAAGTCTTTGAATGGTTCAGAAACTACGTTTCCGACAGGCCCTTGCTTATAACCAAAAAACAAACGATAAAAGCGGAAACCCTTCTTAACGCAATGACCTCCCGCCTCACCGAGGCTGGAAACCGTATGGGACAGCAGGGAGAGCAACTCAAATCCCATATCGAGGATTTGAATAGTGCGTCAAGCGAACCGGACATCAAAAATATTTGCCGGGATATTCTTTTGGGAACCCAACGGATCATTGACGGCAACACAGACCTTAAAAACAATATTCACAAGACCATCAACGAACTTGGTGCGCTAACACTGGAACTTAAAAACCTGAGAGAAGCCGCAAAAACGGATATGCTCACTGGGCTTCTTAACCGCCGCGGTTTTGAGGATGCCATTGCCAAACCCATAAAAGATGCGCATAAGGGGACAGAACCCTTCACTCTAATTATCGCAGATCTTGACCGGTTTAAAAGAATAAATGATAACTATGGGCACCTTACCGGGGATAATGTACTCAAACTGCTGTCCAAACTTTTACGGAAACACATCAAAGGGAAGGATATTGCCGGCAGGTTCGGCGGCGAAGAGTTTATCATGGCATTGCCCGAAACCAAAATAAACGGCGGCTTTGCCCTGGCCGAACAAATCCGCACCAGCCTTGAAAAAATGAGATGGCAGTCAAAAAGCTCAGGCAAGGATATCGGCACCATCACCATCTCTTTAGGCGTGGCCCAGTTCATTCCCGGTGAAGACTTAAACAGCCTGATTGCACGTGCGGACAAGGCCCTTTATACAGCCAAAAAAAACGGCCGGAACCGTACCGCCACCCATAATGGCAAAGAAGTGATTTTTCCTTAA